The nucleotide sequence TGGATAATGGATGATTCCACCATTTGGGCTACTGCATTAGAACATACAGAATGGACAAAGGCTTTTGACTGTTTTTTTGGTATTTGTTTGGTATTCCCAGCAATTTTGCAATATGAGACAAAATGGAGTTACAGTCCTCATGCAAATTGTTGATGCTCTTTAGGGTTCACTTGACCCTGCTAGGAACGTGGCATCAAAGACTGGCCTAACTTTGTGCAATGTTTTCTTTTCGCAGCAAACCCGGAGAAGGCAGCCTTGTACTTCATCACTGGGGTGTGCTTTGGCCTCATCCTGACGCTCTGCCTGCTCGTGATCCGAATATCCTGCCACGCTCGGACGGTGACCGCTGACCCCATCAGCAGGAAGGAAGAAGACGGCAGCGAGGAGGAAGACGAAGAGGAGGACGAAGATGAGGAAGTGGACAGTGGACCACCGGCGGCAACGGACTTGGCCCTGGCCAGCCACAACCAGGCCAACACGAGCTCCAGCGTGAACGTCTTCACTTCCGCCGAGGAGCTGGAGCGAGCCCAGTTGTTGGAGGAGCGCGAGCGGATCATCCGTGAGATCTGGCGGAGCGGGCAGCCAGACATCCTGGGAAGCGGCTGGCACCAGTTCGAAATGGAAATGCTACCAAATGGGGTCCAAAGGGAGCATCGGACCTGGAGCCCAAACTCCCATGGGAAGTATTAAGAAACAAGAAGGAGAGAAAATGCCGatggaaaaaaaatatttttttatttagCTCTGGATATGCAGAAAACACATAACCAAAGATGAGTAGTTAAATATTTGCACCATGTGTATGGAATTAACTGAACCAAAAGGCACAAGGAAGCACGATGAAAGTAAAGCATTTGCAGAATATTCAGAATAGGTTTGTGAGCCACCGGGCATTGCAAGGAACTGCTATTAGTGTTGCTAAAGGCCCCATCATTGGTGCTGTGTGAGGGGAACAGCCAAGAATCATTCCACAGGGAGATGGGAGGAAGAGGGAATTTATCCTCAGAGAAAACCCAAGTCTGTTTGGGATCTGCGACATCAGATCTTGACAATCCAATAATTTCAGATGAGAAATGAGCTAATTACTGATCGGAGTCTCCCAGGCTCATTGGGTTTAGTTTTCACTAGAAATAGCCAGTGATTCAAGAGGAAACATTCCTTATCTTCCTTGAACTCATTAATCCCACATAGACTGGGACCAAACCAATTGTCTTAAAACCAATCCCTTTGTATATTCT is from Mobula birostris isolate sMobBir1 chromosome 30, sMobBir1.hap1, whole genome shotgun sequence and encodes:
- the eva1ba gene encoding eva-1 homolog Ba; the protein is MDIPKAEMSLITNSIQAYMHIASNPEKAALYFITGVCFGLILTLCLLVIRISCHARTVTADPISRKEEDGSEEEDEEEDEDEEVDSGPPAATDLALASHNQANTSSSVNVFTSAEELERAQLLEERERIIREIWRSGQPDILGSGWHQFEMEMLPNGVQREHRTWSPNSHGKY